A genome region from Methylobacterium sp. FF17 includes the following:
- a CDS encoding alpha/beta hydrolase, producing MLKAVLTLACALLGSTMAAEAAPDPVTPDVPATFKPEQREGYFFVGGRYATIAGKDIAVGQMFVQYHAPPKVTQPWPIVMVHGTAQTGVNFLGTPDGRPGWVDRFIERGFAVYVVDQVGRGRSGDNPDAYGPYSRLTTGDLESIFTGQEMFNLFPQAKLHTQWPGGPGLKGNQAFDQFYLSQVPYIANALKSEELVDTALITLLEKIGPAVLLTHSQAGVFGWAVSDQRPELVKAHVAVEPNGPTFFDIRFKGGDAWYERVGEARARPYGITRVPLRFEPPVTAPEDLTVVQADKPLKADQIRCWLQAEPARQLPNLAKVPAVIVTGEASFRATMDDCTAAFLTQALAKPDRLALAEHGIRGNGHMMMLEANNRDVADAIIGWVEGRTQ from the coding sequence ATGCTCAAGGCGGTACTGACCCTGGCGTGTGCCCTCTTGGGATCGACCATGGCGGCCGAGGCCGCTCCCGACCCCGTGACCCCCGACGTTCCCGCCACGTTCAAACCGGAGCAGCGGGAGGGCTACTTCTTCGTCGGCGGGCGTTACGCGACGATCGCCGGCAAGGACATCGCCGTCGGGCAGATGTTCGTTCAGTACCACGCCCCGCCCAAGGTGACCCAGCCCTGGCCCATCGTGATGGTCCACGGCACCGCACAGACCGGGGTCAACTTCCTCGGTACGCCCGACGGCCGGCCGGGCTGGGTGGACCGCTTCATCGAACGCGGCTTTGCCGTCTACGTCGTCGACCAGGTCGGGCGCGGCCGCTCGGGCGACAATCCGGACGCCTACGGTCCCTATTCGCGCCTGACGACGGGCGATCTGGAAAGCATCTTCACGGGGCAGGAGATGTTCAACCTGTTCCCGCAGGCCAAGCTGCACACCCAATGGCCGGGCGGTCCGGGGCTGAAGGGCAACCAGGCGTTCGATCAGTTCTACCTCTCGCAGGTGCCCTACATCGCCAACGCGCTGAAGAGCGAGGAGCTGGTCGATACGGCGCTGATCACGCTCCTCGAGAAGATCGGGCCCGCGGTCCTGCTGACCCACTCGCAGGCCGGCGTGTTCGGCTGGGCCGTGTCCGACCAACGACCCGAGTTGGTGAAAGCGCATGTGGCGGTCGAACCGAATGGCCCGACCTTCTTCGACATCCGCTTCAAGGGCGGGGACGCATGGTACGAGCGGGTCGGGGAGGCCCGGGCCCGCCCCTATGGCATCACCCGCGTGCCGCTCCGCTTCGAACCGCCCGTCACCGCGCCGGAGGATCTGACGGTGGTGCAGGCCGACAAACCGCTCAAGGCCGATCAGATCAGGTGCTGGCTGCAAGCCGAACCGGCGCGGCAGCTTCCGAACCTCGCGAAGGTCCCGGCAGTGATCGTGACGGGCGAAGCCTCGTTTCGCGCAACGATGGACGACTGCACGGCCGCCTTCCTCACGCAGGCCCTCGCCAAGCCGGACCGGCTCGCGCTTGCCGAGCACGGGATCAGGGGGAATGGCCACATGATGATGCTCGAGGCCAACAACCGGGACGTGGCGGACGCGATCATCGGCTGGGTCGAGGGCCGGACTCAGTGA
- a CDS encoding class I SAM-dependent methyltransferase — MSGSHRESPLTRPPGFPPEAFAKRDPGPDPLFYRQPRFVTHIDDAAIAAVTNLYRDVVPARGVVLDLMSSWVSHLPNDATYAQVIGHGLNAAELTANPRLTRHFVQDLNAMPHLPLDTASADAAVMCVSIQYLQRPVEVLSEVARVLRPEAPVAISFSNRCYPTKAVAIWGALDGAGRARLVERYLQDAGFVRTDIRPLIPEQGSGDPLTAVIGWTAAA; from the coding sequence ATGAGCGGCAGCCATCGCGAGAGCCCCCTGACACGGCCTCCAGGTTTCCCGCCGGAAGCGTTCGCCAAACGCGATCCGGGGCCGGACCCGCTGTTCTACCGCCAGCCGCGCTTCGTCACGCATATCGACGATGCGGCCATCGCGGCGGTCACGAACCTCTACCGGGACGTGGTTCCGGCCAGAGGCGTCGTCCTCGATCTGATGTCCAGTTGGGTCAGCCACCTCCCGAACGACGCGACCTACGCGCAGGTCATCGGCCATGGCTTGAACGCCGCGGAACTCACGGCCAACCCGCGCCTGACCCGGCATTTCGTTCAGGACCTGAACGCCATGCCACACCTGCCCCTGGACACGGCCAGCGCCGACGCGGCAGTGATGTGCGTCTCGATCCAGTACCTGCAGCGGCCCGTCGAGGTCCTGTCCGAGGTCGCGCGCGTGCTGCGCCCGGAGGCGCCGGTGGCGATCAGCTTCTCGAACCGCTGCTATCCCACCAAGGCTGTGGCGATCTGGGGCGCCTTGGATGGGGCCGGACGCGCGCGGCTGGTCGAACGCTACCTTCAGGACGCTGGCTTCGTGCGGACCGACATCCGTCCGCTGATCCCGGAGCAGGGATCCGGCGATCCGCTGACGGCCGTGATCGGCTGGACCGCGGCGGCCTGA
- a CDS encoding DUF3597 domain-containing protein, with the protein MSLFGSIMTKIFGGSASAQAAAPDASETPNVSAATLGSSVAGSSSSSAAAPSMAGAASPVADSPSLGSQTVDVGQVLRDMAERKGETSNYKQSIVDLLKVLDLDSSLSARKQLADELQYTGDKEDSATMNVWLHKQVVQKLAENGGRIPADFHHA; encoded by the coding sequence ATGAGCCTCTTCGGATCGATCATGACGAAGATCTTCGGCGGGAGCGCGAGCGCGCAGGCTGCAGCCCCTGATGCCTCCGAAACCCCGAACGTGTCCGCCGCCACCCTGGGCTCGAGCGTTGCCGGCTCGTCATCCAGCAGCGCGGCCGCTCCCTCCATGGCCGGAGCAGCCTCCCCGGTCGCCGACAGCCCCTCCCTGGGGTCGCAGACCGTCGACGTGGGACAGGTTCTCAGGGACATGGCCGAGCGGAAGGGAGAGACCTCGAATTACAAGCAGTCCATCGTCGATCTCCTCAAGGTGCTGGACCTCGACAGCAGCCTGAGCGCCCGTAAGCAACTGGCCGACGAGTTGCAGTACACGGGCGACAAGGAAGACTCGGCGACGATGAATGTCTGGCTGCACAAGCAGGTGGTGCAGAAGCTCGCGGAGAACGGCGGCCGGATCCCGGCGGATTTCCACCACGCATGA
- a CDS encoding zinc ribbon domain-containing protein yields the protein MASGRRLSERWFTLLLWLVAFLFAWFLIGLGSLVVGDLPQVEHRYTLEQFLDADQARPAADALRETRREQADSQRRTEQDQLALAAARSASEAAQETFANWLKTRDATRRVDQDPGLIARTQQLDALKAAERAIEERLEERASRQLGLSEREAAQERVDGDLRASAQAKLDAAEREQELRVFGYRLALTLPLLALAGWLLLKRQRTRNWPFVWGFAFAAVFAFFVELVPYLPSYGGYVQYGVGVIVTLVAGRAAINALHAYNERQKAAEARPNEERRTEIATDQALLRLAKKVCPGCERPVDLANPEANFCPHCGIGMFERCPACTHRKSTFERFCYACGTPAARPA from the coding sequence ATGGCATCCGGTCGTCGCCTCTCGGAACGCTGGTTCACGCTCCTGCTCTGGCTGGTGGCCTTTCTCTTCGCCTGGTTCCTGATCGGGCTCGGCTCCCTCGTGGTCGGCGACCTGCCCCAGGTCGAGCACCGCTACACCCTCGAGCAGTTCCTCGACGCGGACCAGGCGCGCCCGGCTGCCGATGCCCTGCGGGAGACCCGGCGCGAGCAGGCCGACAGCCAGCGCCGGACGGAGCAGGACCAGCTTGCCCTTGCGGCCGCACGCTCCGCCTCGGAGGCCGCGCAGGAAACCTTCGCCAACTGGCTGAAGACCCGCGATGCCACCCGGCGGGTCGACCAGGATCCCGGCCTGATCGCCCGCACCCAGCAGCTCGATGCCCTCAAGGCTGCGGAACGCGCCATCGAGGAGCGCCTGGAGGAGCGGGCGAGCCGGCAGCTCGGCCTCTCCGAGCGCGAGGCGGCGCAGGAGCGGGTCGACGGCGACCTGCGTGCCTCCGCCCAGGCGAAACTCGACGCGGCCGAGCGGGAGCAGGAGCTGCGCGTCTTCGGCTATCGCCTCGCTCTCACGCTGCCGCTGCTGGCCCTGGCCGGGTGGCTGCTGCTGAAGCGGCAGCGCACGCGGAACTGGCCCTTCGTGTGGGGCTTCGCCTTCGCGGCGGTTTTCGCCTTCTTCGTCGAGCTCGTGCCCTACCTCCCGAGCTACGGCGGCTACGTTCAGTACGGCGTCGGGGTCATCGTGACCCTCGTGGCCGGGCGCGCGGCGATCAACGCGCTGCATGCCTACAATGAGCGCCAGAAGGCGGCCGAGGCGCGGCCGAACGAGGAGCGCCGGACGGAGATCGCCACCGACCAGGCCCTGCTCCGCCTCGCCAAGAAGGTCTGCCCCGGCTGCGAGCGGCCCGTGGATCTCGCCAACCCGGAGGCGAACTTCTGCCCGCATTGCGGGATCGGTATGTTCGAGCGCTGCCCGGCCTGCACCCACCGCAAGAGCACCTTCGAGCGCTTCTGCTACGCCTGCGGAACGCCCGCCGCACGACCCGCCTGA
- a CDS encoding amidohydrolase family protein has translation MTEIIVEARTVITGVQDRQTPIVHDNAAVLVRDGVIVEVGDPAALRAKAPDAAVHRYPRHVMLPGFVNSHHHVGLTPLQLGSPDHALELWFATRIAAKRVDHELDTLYSAFEMLASGVTTVQHIHGWMAGGYEQVHGAASQVLGAYRKIGMRASYCYAVREQNRLVYEADEAFCERLPQPVAGQLMAHLKAQSMPFADFMTLFETLKAENEGERLTRIQLAPANLHWCSDEALQTLDAAARKHGVPMHMHLLETAYQKEYARRRTGKTAVRHLHDLGVLGPHLTLGHGVWLTAEDADIAADTGTCICHNCSSNFRLRSGMAPLNLYEAKGMTVGMGLDEAGLNEDRDMLQELRLVLRAHRTPGMDDAVPTCPQVLRMATEHGAKTTAFGQSIGRLDPGCFFDAVLIDYDRATYPYQDTDIPILDALMQRAKTGAVDAVFVDGQIVYADGRFTQVDRDAVLAEIAETLGKPRTPEEVARRELGLAVTPYVKAFYDGYLPETPRQPFYAPSSRT, from the coding sequence ATGACCGAGATCATCGTCGAGGCCCGCACCGTCATCACGGGCGTCCAGGACCGGCAGACTCCGATCGTCCACGACAACGCCGCCGTGCTGGTGCGGGACGGCGTCATCGTCGAGGTCGGCGACCCGGCCGCCTTGCGCGCCAAGGCACCGGACGCGGCCGTGCATCGCTACCCGCGCCACGTGATGCTGCCGGGCTTCGTCAACAGCCACCACCATGTCGGGCTGACCCCCCTGCAACTCGGTTCGCCCGACCACGCCCTGGAGCTCTGGTTCGCCACCCGGATCGCCGCCAAGCGCGTCGACCACGAGCTCGACACCCTCTACTCGGCCTTCGAGATGCTCGCCTCCGGCGTCACCACCGTGCAGCACATCCACGGCTGGATGGCGGGTGGCTACGAGCAGGTCCACGGCGCGGCCTCGCAGGTGCTCGGCGCCTATCGCAAGATCGGGATGCGCGCCTCCTACTGCTACGCCGTGCGCGAGCAGAACCGCCTCGTCTACGAGGCGGACGAGGCCTTTTGCGAGCGCCTGCCCCAGCCCGTGGCCGGGCAACTGATGGCGCATCTCAAGGCGCAGTCGATGCCGTTCGCCGATTTCATGACCCTGTTCGAGACGCTGAAAGCGGAGAACGAGGGCGAGCGCCTGACGCGGATCCAGCTGGCCCCGGCCAACCTGCACTGGTGCAGCGACGAGGCCCTGCAAACTCTTGATGCGGCCGCGCGCAAGCACGGCGTGCCCATGCACATGCACCTCCTTGAGACCGCTTACCAGAAGGAATACGCCCGGCGCCGGACCGGCAAGACGGCGGTGCGGCACCTGCACGACCTCGGCGTGCTCGGGCCGCACCTGACCCTCGGCCATGGCGTCTGGCTGACGGCGGAGGATGCCGACATTGCCGCCGACACCGGCACCTGCATCTGCCACAACTGCTCGTCGAACTTCCGCCTGCGCTCCGGCATGGCGCCCCTCAACCTCTACGAGGCGAAGGGCATGACCGTCGGGATGGGCCTCGACGAGGCTGGCCTCAACGAGGACCGGGACATGCTCCAGGAACTGCGCCTCGTCCTGCGGGCCCACCGCACCCCCGGCATGGACGACGCCGTGCCCACCTGCCCGCAGGTGCTGCGGATGGCGACCGAGCACGGCGCCAAGACCACGGCCTTCGGCCAGAGCATCGGCCGGCTCGATCCGGGCTGCTTCTTCGACGCCGTGCTGATCGACTACGACCGGGCGACCTATCCCTACCAGGACACCGACATCCCGATCCTCGACGCGCTGATGCAGCGCGCCAAGACCGGAGCCGTCGATGCGGTGTTCGTCGATGGGCAGATCGTCTACGCGGATGGGCGCTTCACCCAGGTCGATCGCGATGCCGTGCTGGCGGAGATCGCCGAAACCCTCGGCAAGCCGCGCACGCCCGAGGAGGTCGCCCGGCGCGAACTCGGGCTCGCCGTCACGCCCTACGTCAAGGCCTTCTACGACGGCTACCTGCCCGAGACCCCGCGCCAGCCCTTCTACGCCCCGTCCTCGCGCACATGA
- a CDS encoding ABC transporter ATP-binding protein gives MNAPAPHPSPPRPSPGRPAVCLSGVGKTWTPAGRAPVQALRDIDLDIAPGEFVVFLGPSGCGKSTLLYMIAGLEPASAGSMEADGRPITGPSAERGLIFQDASLFPWLTILDNVAFGLSIGAVQKLKRREIAAEMLRRVGLGDMMDKKPDELSGGMRQRAACARALAMRPKVLMMDEPFAALDVQTRAKMQDFLLQIWRDSGASIVLVTHSIDEAIALADRVVVFTARPGRVKTVVPVDLPRPRNPRDPRFHDLRDRFGELLADEVDRAFAEQEAR, from the coding sequence ATGAACGCCCCGGCTCCCCACCCCTCGCCTCCCCGCCCCTCGCCCGGCCGCCCGGCCGTGTGCCTGTCCGGTGTCGGGAAGACCTGGACGCCCGCCGGCCGGGCCCCGGTCCAGGCCCTACGCGACATCGACCTCGACATCGCGCCCGGCGAGTTCGTGGTCTTCCTCGGGCCCTCCGGCTGCGGGAAGTCGACGCTGCTCTACATGATCGCCGGGCTGGAGCCGGCGAGCGCCGGCAGCATGGAGGCCGATGGCCGACCGATCACGGGCCCGTCGGCCGAGCGCGGCCTGATCTTCCAGGACGCCTCGCTGTTCCCGTGGCTGACGATCCTCGACAACGTCGCCTTCGGCCTCTCCATCGGCGCCGTGCAGAAGCTCAAGCGCCGGGAGATCGCCGCCGAGATGCTGCGGCGGGTCGGGCTCGGGGACATGATGGACAAGAAGCCGGACGAGCTCTCCGGCGGCATGCGCCAGCGCGCCGCCTGCGCCCGGGCGCTCGCCATGCGGCCGAAGGTGCTGATGATGGACGAGCCCTTCGCCGCCCTCGACGTTCAGACCCGGGCGAAGATGCAGGATTTCCTGCTTCAGATCTGGCGCGACAGCGGCGCGTCCATCGTCCTCGTCACGCATTCCATCGACGAGGCGATCGCCCTGGCCGACCGCGTGGTGGTGTTCACCGCCCGGCCCGGGCGGGTGAAGACCGTCGTGCCGGTGGACCTGCCCCGTCCGCGCAACCCCCGCGACCCCCGCTTCCACGACCTGCGCGACCGCTTCGGCGAACTCCTCGCCGACGAGGTCGACCGCGCCTTCGCGGAGCAGGAGGCGCGCTGA
- a CDS encoding ABC transporter permease, which produces MAATDVSIDALASVPARAAPVVMPAPAPAPPRYPRLRAALATLGWSVASLGLFAGLWEALWALGFLNPLLLPPPHLFLADLPGTLMYFDRANRVGSRDSGGGVMPLLATIGWTTMRVAVGLVLGFVGGVLVGALLHYVRLFRNLVLPTVLLLAPISPVAWLPVAIFVFGIGDVPAIFLVFITLFFAIALTTSAQIAAVPVTYLNVARIMGADARQSFFRVVLPAILPGLFMTLRLNLFAAWMVVLIAEAVGVGSGLGQIVSLARSTFNARLSFFTMAIIGLLGFSFDWALRQVQARMLWWIAPQGGGR; this is translated from the coding sequence ATGGCAGCAACGGACGTTTCCATCGACGCGCTGGCGTCGGTTCCCGCGCGCGCGGCCCCGGTCGTTATGCCGGCCCCCGCCCCCGCGCCGCCCCGGTACCCGCGCCTGCGCGCCGCGCTCGCGACGCTCGGCTGGAGCGTCGCTTCGCTCGGCCTGTTCGCCGGCCTGTGGGAGGCCCTCTGGGCCCTCGGGTTCCTCAACCCCCTGCTCCTGCCGCCCCCACACCTGTTCCTGGCGGACCTGCCCGGGACCCTGATGTATTTCGACCGGGCCAACCGGGTCGGCAGCCGGGATAGCGGCGGGGGCGTGATGCCGCTCCTGGCCACCATCGGGTGGACCACGATGCGGGTCGCGGTCGGGCTCGTGCTCGGCTTCGTCGGCGGCGTTCTGGTGGGGGCGCTCCTCCACTACGTCCGGCTGTTCCGCAACCTCGTCCTGCCCACCGTGCTCCTGCTGGCGCCGATCTCTCCCGTGGCGTGGCTGCCGGTGGCGATCTTCGTGTTCGGCATCGGCGACGTGCCGGCGATCTTCCTCGTGTTCATCACGCTGTTCTTCGCCATCGCGCTGACCACGAGCGCGCAGATCGCGGCGGTGCCGGTCACCTACCTCAACGTCGCGCGCATCATGGGAGCGGATGCGCGCCAGTCCTTCTTCCGCGTGGTGCTGCCCGCGATCCTGCCGGGACTGTTCATGACCCTGCGGCTCAACCTGTTCGCCGCCTGGATGGTGGTGCTGATCGCCGAGGCGGTGGGCGTCGGCAGCGGCCTCGGGCAGATCGTCTCGCTCGCCCGCTCGACCTTCAACGCCCGCCTCAGCTTCTTCACCATGGCGATCATCGGCCTGCTCGGATTCAGCTTCGACTGGGCCCTGCGCCAGGTCCAGGCCCGCATGCTGTGGTGGATCGCGCCCCAGGGAGGCGGCCGATGA
- a CDS encoding ABC transporter substrate-binding protein — MCERDGLFFQRFSRRGLLRTMGSAGAAIALPGHLAALMAPAAAAGAMTTVKATHGSGFCNLGMFLAHERKLTEADGVTLDFVVTPSNAEITTMFGAGLVDMSMIPYSNFMTLYDAGAPVKIVAGGGVQGCMIVAREGIRSAADLKGKTLGTFQADTLEVLPFDYLKKAGLTFRDLDVRYLDTSPELAQAFIAGAVDAICHIEPYATQCLQSRKGATLLSDGTDVYGAGYSDCVLAARTPFIEKNPAAVRAVIKALFTAQAQIESDRDAALKDTVGSYYKTTMAAAVDASAKQPVCTDQRNQTDFIIARGQSMKEMGYVKTAPGRDAFDWSLLEQVIAANRPLYDGLKLKSA; from the coding sequence ATGTGCGAACGTGACGGCCTGTTCTTCCAACGCTTCTCGCGTCGCGGCCTGCTCCGCACCATGGGATCGGCGGGCGCGGCCATCGCGCTGCCGGGCCATCTGGCGGCCCTGATGGCGCCAGCCGCCGCGGCCGGCGCCATGACCACCGTCAAGGCGACCCACGGCTCCGGCTTCTGCAACCTCGGCATGTTCCTCGCCCATGAGCGCAAGCTGACCGAGGCGGACGGGGTCACCCTGGATTTCGTGGTGACGCCCTCGAACGCCGAGATCACCACGATGTTCGGGGCCGGCCTCGTCGACATGTCGATGATCCCGTACTCGAACTTCATGACCCTCTACGATGCCGGCGCCCCGGTGAAGATCGTCGCGGGCGGCGGCGTCCAGGGCTGCATGATCGTGGCGCGCGAGGGCATCCGGTCCGCCGCCGACCTGAAGGGCAAGACCCTCGGGACCTTCCAGGCCGACACCCTCGAGGTGCTGCCGTTCGATTACCTGAAGAAGGCCGGCCTGACCTTCCGGGACCTCGATGTCCGCTATCTCGACACGTCCCCGGAACTGGCACAGGCCTTCATCGCCGGGGCCGTCGATGCGATCTGCCATATCGAGCCCTACGCGACGCAGTGCCTGCAATCGCGAAAAGGGGCCACGCTCCTGTCGGATGGGACCGACGTCTACGGTGCCGGCTATTCCGACTGCGTCCTGGCGGCCCGGACGCCGTTCATCGAGAAGAACCCCGCCGCCGTGCGCGCGGTGATCAAGGCCCTGTTCACCGCGCAGGCGCAGATCGAATCCGACCGGGATGCGGCCCTGAAGGACACCGTCGGCAGCTACTACAAGACCACGATGGCGGCGGCGGTCGATGCCTCGGCCAAGCAGCCGGTCTGCACCGACCAGCGCAACCAGACCGACTTCATCATCGCCCGCGGCCAGTCGATGAAGGAGATGGGCTACGTCAAGACCGCCCCGGGCCGGGATGCCTTCGACTGGAGCCTGCTGGAGCAGGTGATCGCCGCGAATCGGCCGCTCTACGACGGACTCAAGCTGAAATCGGCCTGA
- the rfbD gene encoding dTDP-4-dehydrorhamnose reductase — protein MPELRNPEPLDILILGGAGQVGTELRNPDLWAAGTRLSAPGREALDITDGAAIDAALAARPYAAVVNAAAYTAVDKAEADIAAAWALNAVAPALLAAATARVGIPLVHVSTDYVFDGQGQGACTPDTPVNPQSVYGASKAAGEMAVRAANPRHAIIRTAWVVSPHRGNFVKTMLRLAGERERLSVVDDQHGNPTSAGDLAAGLAVIAQRLARDAAAPTGTHHFVNDGPTTWCGFARGILAASARRGARAVPVDAIPTSAFPTPARRPANSRLSTQSLTDAYGLTPRPWAEALEDILDRLVGPVRAQDSKETRA, from the coding sequence ATGCCGGAACTCAGGAATCCCGAGCCGCTCGACATCCTCATCCTCGGTGGCGCCGGCCAAGTCGGCACCGAGCTGCGGAACCCGGACCTCTGGGCGGCGGGCACGCGCCTGTCCGCCCCGGGCCGGGAGGCGCTCGACATCACCGACGGGGCCGCGATCGATGCGGCGCTCGCCGCGCGCCCCTACGCGGCCGTGGTCAATGCGGCGGCCTATACGGCCGTCGACAAGGCGGAAGCGGACATCGCCGCCGCCTGGGCCCTGAACGCGGTGGCGCCGGCGCTGCTCGCCGCCGCGACGGCGCGGGTCGGCATCCCCCTCGTCCACGTCTCCACCGATTACGTCTTCGACGGCCAAGGGCAGGGCGCCTGCACCCCCGACACGCCGGTGAACCCCCAGAGCGTCTACGGGGCGAGCAAGGCGGCCGGCGAGATGGCGGTGCGGGCGGCCAACCCGCGCCATGCCATCATCCGCACGGCCTGGGTGGTGAGCCCCCACCGGGGCAACTTCGTGAAGACGATGCTGCGGCTCGCCGGGGAGCGCGAACGCCTGAGCGTGGTCGATGACCAGCACGGCAACCCCACCAGCGCGGGGGACCTGGCCGCCGGCTTGGCGGTGATCGCGCAGAGACTGGCCCGCGACGCCGCCGCGCCCACGGGTACGCACCACTTCGTCAATGACGGTCCCACGACCTGGTGCGGGTTCGCCCGCGGCATCCTCGCGGCCTCCGCTCGGCGGGGCGCTCGCGCGGTACCGGTGGACGCGATCCCGACCTCCGCCTTCCCGACCCCGGCCCGGCGCCCGGCCAACTCCAGGCTCTCGACCCAGAGCCTGACGGACGCCTACGGCCTGACGCCCCGCCCCTGGGCGGAGGCGCTGGAAGACATCCTCGACCGGCTGGTGGGGCCGGTTCGGGCGCAAGACAGCAAGGAGACACGGGCATGA
- the rfbA gene encoding glucose-1-phosphate thymidylyltransferase RfbA has translation MKGIVLAGGTGTRLHPATLSINKQLLPVYDKPMIYYPVSVLMLAGIREILIISSPEHLDNYKRLFGTGEQFGLHFTYAIQPRPEGLAQAFIIGRDFIGTDDVALVLGDNLFFGNGMSELLGRARERKTGATVFAYHVDNPAAYGVVTLDKDGRPLRLVEKPPEPESPWAVTGLYFYDNQVIDIAAAVKPSARGELEITSINEAYLERGELHVERMSRGYAWLDTGTHDSLLEASEFVRTLQHRQGLQVACLEEIAYLQGFIGKDQLVARGKLFAKTAYGQNLLKLAQEDPDSFLNR, from the coding sequence ATGAAGGGCATCGTCCTGGCGGGGGGCACGGGCACGCGCCTGCACCCGGCGACCCTGTCGATCAACAAGCAGCTGCTGCCGGTCTACGACAAGCCGATGATCTACTACCCGGTCTCGGTGCTGATGCTGGCCGGCATCCGCGAGATCCTGATCATCTCGAGCCCCGAGCACCTCGACAACTACAAGCGCCTGTTCGGCACCGGCGAGCAGTTCGGGCTGCACTTCACCTACGCGATCCAGCCCCGGCCGGAGGGACTGGCGCAGGCCTTCATCATCGGGCGCGACTTCATCGGGACGGACGACGTCGCCCTGGTGCTCGGCGACAACCTGTTCTTCGGCAACGGCATGAGCGAGCTGCTCGGCCGTGCCCGCGAGCGCAAGACCGGCGCCACGGTGTTCGCCTACCACGTCGACAACCCGGCGGCCTACGGCGTCGTCACCCTCGACAAGGACGGCCGCCCCTTGCGCCTCGTGGAGAAGCCGCCCGAGCCCGAGAGCCCCTGGGCGGTCACCGGCCTGTACTTCTACGACAACCAGGTGATCGACATCGCCGCCGCCGTGAAGCCCTCGGCGCGGGGGGAGCTCGAGATCACGAGCATCAACGAAGCCTACCTGGAGCGGGGCGAACTCCACGTGGAGCGGATGTCGCGGGGCTATGCCTGGCTCGACACGGGCACCCATGACAGCCTGCTGGAGGCTTCCGAGTTCGTGCGTACGCTGCAGCACCGACAGGGGCTGCAGGTGGCCTGCCTGGAGGAGATCGCCTACCTGCAGGGCTTCATCGGAAAGGATCAGCTCGTCGCCCGCGGCAAGCTGTTCGCCAAGACCGCCTACGGACAGAACCTGCTCAAACTCGCCCAGGAAGACCCGGACAGCTTCCTCAATCGGTAA
- a CDS encoding group III truncated hemoglobin, which yields MPEHTLTEASLHTFLPAFYAKVQRDPLIGPVFARVIPEGDWPRHLAVIQDFWSSVLLKSGRYKGNPFGKHRGLAELTPSHFARWLSLFEQTAGEMFTADVAMLLTERANRIGDSLKAGLFFRPETRLHDR from the coding sequence ATGCCCGAGCACACACTCACGGAAGCGAGCCTTCACACGTTCCTGCCGGCCTTCTACGCGAAGGTGCAGCGTGATCCCCTGATCGGGCCGGTCTTCGCCCGGGTCATTCCCGAGGGAGATTGGCCGCGCCACCTCGCGGTCATTCAGGATTTCTGGTCCTCGGTGCTGCTGAAATCCGGGCGCTACAAGGGCAATCCGTTCGGCAAGCATCGGGGGCTCGCTGAGCTGACCCCCTCCCATTTCGCCCGTTGGCTGAGCCTGTTCGAGCAAACGGCCGGGGAAATGTTTACCGCCGACGTGGCGATGCTTCTTACCGAGCGTGCCAACCGGATCGGCGACAGTTTGAAAGCGGGCCTGTTCTTCCGACCGGAAACCCGGCTTCACGACCGTTGA